The genomic interval GTTACGggaatttttgtcaaattttcaattattgagGCGTTCACAATCCTGATGGAAAATCACTTTTTTCCGAATTCAGTTTCAGTCATCTGTTGGTGTTTCAGACTATCGATCATGCGAAGCAGGATGTGCATCAAGCATTAACGGTTTTAAACTCGCATCTGTTAACAAGGACCTACTTAGTTGGTGAACGTCTTACTTTGGCAGATATCAGCGTTGCTATGACTCTGTTACATTTATACCAGTATGTTCTGGAACCAAGTCTCCGAAAGTCATTCCAAAATGTTAACAGATGGTTCCAGACTATCATTTATCAACCAGAGTCTATCAAAGTCATTGGCAACTTCAAATTGGCTGATAAAACTATCGTAAGTAGCTTTGACATGCTTAGTTTAAATATAGAGTCAACTTCATTTCTAATTGTATCATTATCTTGAGCATATCATTAGAAAGCGCCAAATTCTGTGAAACGTAGgttgtatcatttttttccgtttataACCTTGTCCGAATTTGCAGGccccaaaaaaagaaaagaaagagaaagccAAAGAGGCTAAGGAAGCAAAGGAACCAAAACAGGCTAAGGAGCACAAAAAGGATACGAAAGAACCAGCTGAGCTACTTGATGATTTACCTGCTGAACCCAAAACTAAGGATCCTTTCGATTTAATGCCTAAGGGTACCTTTGATATGGACAGCTTCAAGCGTTGTTATTCGAACGAAGATGAATCCGTTTCAATACCTTTTTTCTGGAAAGAATTCGATCCTGCACATTACAGTATCTGGTTTGGAGAATATAAATACCCTGAGGAATTAACAAAGGTGTTCATGTCTTGCAATCTCATCGGTGGTATGTACCAGCGACTTGATAAGATGCGGAAGGCAGCTTTTGCCAGTGTTTGTCTGTTTGGTGAAGACAACAACAGCACTATCAGCGGTATTTGGGTATGGCGCGGACAAGAGTTGGCATTCCCGGTTAGTTTCTATCAACATTTTTCTAAGCTCAAACCTCCAACTGACCTCAGAAAAGTGTTTTGCTGATGACCGTTCATGTAAAATCTTGATACTTGACACCATATTTGGTTATCTTTTGCAGCTCAGTCCTGACTGGCAGATTGATTACGAGTCGTACAATTGGGAAAAATTAGACCCAGCTAAAGAGGAAACTAAAAAGTT from Athalia rosae chromosome 1, iyAthRosa1.1, whole genome shotgun sequence carries:
- the LOC105690807 gene encoding elongation factor 1-gamma, encoding MASGTLYTYPENFRAYKALIAAQFSGAQVKVAEDFVLGETNKSDAFLKKFPLGKVPAFETADGKYITESNAIAYYVANEQLRGKTDVERAEIVQWFGFADSEILPASCAWVFPLLGIMQYNKQTIDHAKQDVHQALTVLNSHLLTRTYLVGERLTLADISVAMTLLHLYQYVLEPSLRKSFQNVNRWFQTIIYQPESIKVIGNFKLADKTIAPKKEKKEKAKEAKEAKEPKQAKEHKKDTKEPAELLDDLPAEPKTKDPFDLMPKGTFDMDSFKRCYSNEDESVSIPFFWKEFDPAHYSIWFGEYKYPEELTKVFMSCNLIGGMYQRLDKMRKAAFASVCLFGEDNNSTISGIWVWRGQELAFPLSPDWQIDYESYNWEKLDPAKEETKKLVQQYFSWTGTDKEGRKFNQGKIFK